The DNA window TCCCATTTCAATGACGGCCATTTCATGTTCCGGCTTTATGGAAAGCAGGGTTAAGGGAACCCCGATATGGTTGTTCAGGTTTCCGGATGTATACTGTACGTTGAATTTTTGGGAAAGTACGGCATGAATGAGCTCTTTGGTCGTGGTTTTTCCGTTGCTGCCTGTAAGCCCGATGACAGGAATGTCCAGCTGATGCCGGTGGTAAACGGCCAATGCCTGTAAAAATTCCAGTGTAGAAGGAACATAATATATATTCCGCTCAGTGTTTTCAAACTGCTGCTGTTCCACAATAACAGCTATAGCACCAGCATCAACAGCTTTTTCTGCGTGTTCAGCCGCATTGAAATTCTCACCTGAGAAAGCAAAGAAAATGTCGCCCTGCTCTATTTTCCTGCTGTCTATGGTTACCTTTCCGGACTGTAGAAATAACGGATAAAACTGTTCTGCATTCATGGGTCAAAAATAAAAAACCTTCCGGAAATCCGGAAGGTTTTTCATAAGTATTTTGATAATATTATCTTCTCGTTCTATTCTTGTCATTCGTCATTGCATCCTGAGCGACACGGAAACCGATCCAGCCATACGCTTTATTCTGGTCTTTATATCTTCTCTGACCCGGATCCAGCCAGTAAGCCGTATCCTGCCAAGAACCTCCTTTGATCACTCTGATGTCGTTAGACATCGCTGAAGTTCTGTTTTTAGTATCTTTCTGTAACACTACTTTTCCGCTTCCGTCTACGATGAACCTTCTCTGCGGAGCATTGTACATGTCAAAAGAGGCAGAAGAATCTGATGCTCTGTAGTACTCAAGAGAAGACTGTCTGTCTCCGTCTCTGTAGTTTCTGAAGTCAGCGATAGTCTGTCTTTCAAACTGGCCAGGCAGGTTTCTGTAAACCAGTCTTCCGTCATCAAGCGTATCATATTTGATGCTGCTTTCGTCTACCATCTTGTAAGTACCGTCACCGTTTCTTACGATAGCCTGAGGCATGTTTCCTCTGTAGTAGTTGAAGTCGCTGAAATCTTCATCGATGATCGGTCTGTATACATCGGCAGTCCATTCAGAAACGTTTCCGTACATCCCATAGATTCCCAGGTCATTGGAAGGATATTTTCTTACGTCCGAAGTCCTTGCAGACCCGTCGTTTTTCCATCCTGCAATACCGGAATAGTCACCGGTTCCCATTTTGAAGTTTTCAAGGAACATGCCTTTATTTCTTCCTTTGGTCCCTCTTAACTGTTCGATTTCAGGCTTTTTACCTAAGTATTGGTTGTATTCTCTGTTTTTAGCCATACCCAAAGCTGCATATTCCCATTCAACTTCAGTAGGAAGTCTGAATTTGGTTACCATGGCAGCACTAGGTGCTCTGTTTGCAGCAAGGAGCCTTTGGTTGGTCGTTTTCATACCGGTTCTCTGCTGCAGTCTTTTTTCATTGATATATCCCTGAATTTCAGGATCGTTCGACTTGAATTTATCCATATTGAAAGCCGTACCTCCCTGGTTGTTGGATTCGTTCATGTACAGGTCTTTTGCAATGATACCAGCCTGCATAAGGGCTTTTTCATTGGCTCTGTCTGTAAGCCACTCACAGTATCTGTTCGCCTGTGTCCATGAAACTCCCACTACCGGATAGTAATCAAATTCCGGAGAACGGAAGTAGGTTTCGTTGTAATCGTTTCTGGATAGTTTGTTGTCCCACAATAAAGTATCCGGTAAGGCACCGTTGTAGATTTCTTTAAAGCTTGGGTCACTTGGTGGGAATACATACTTCAACCATGTAAGGTATTCGCGGTATTCGTAGTTAGTAATTTCAGTTTCTCCGATAAAGAATGAACTTACCTGCATTCTGCGCGGC is part of the Chryseobacterium camelliae genome and encodes:
- the gldJ gene encoding gliding motility lipoprotein GldJ; this translates as MKKLKLFSLIALSSTLALTSCGGSNNGGGTKKFVSKTGWKPNEKQGWFFAGKQQKQKGWPGMVYVEGGTFTMGLVKDDVMHDWNNSPRRMQVSSFFIGETEITNYEYREYLTWLKYVFPPSDPSFKEIYNGALPDTLLWDNKLSRNDYNETYFRSPEFDYYPVVGVSWTQANRYCEWLTDRANEKALMQAGIIAKDLYMNESNNQGGTAFNMDKFKSNDPEIQGYINEKRLQQRTGMKTTNQRLLAANRAPSAAMVTKFRLPTEVEWEYAALGMAKNREYNQYLGKKPEIEQLRGTKGRNKGMFLENFKMGTGDYSGIAGWKNDGSARTSDVRKYPSNDLGIYGMYGNVSEWTADVYRPIIDEDFSDFNYYRGNMPQAIVRNGDGTYKMVDESSIKYDTLDDGRLVYRNLPGQFERQTIADFRNYRDGDRQSSLEYYRASDSSASFDMYNAPQRRFIVDGSGKVVLQKDTKNRTSAMSNDIRVIKGGSWQDTAYWLDPGQRRYKDQNKAYGWIGFRVAQDAMTNDKNRTRR